The Streptomyces sp. NBC_01439 genome contains the following window.
TGGTCAGCGAGTTCATGCTCCAGCAGACGCCCGTCAGCCGGGTCCTGCCGGTCTACGAGCAGTGGCTCGCCCGGTGGCCCCGCCCCGCGGACCTGGCCACCGAGGCCCCCGGCGAAGCCGTACGGGCCTGGGGCCGGCTCGGCTACCCGCGCCGCGCGCTGCGGCTGCACGGCGCGGCCGTGGCGATAACGGACCGGCACGGCGGCGACGTACCGCAGGACCACGCACAGCTGATGGCGCTGCCCGGGATCGGCGAGTACACGGCGGCGGCCGTGGCCTCCTTCGCGTACGGGCAGCGGCACGCCGTCCTCGACACGAACGTCCGCCGGGTCTTCGCGCGCACCACGACCGGGGTCGAGTACCCGCCGAACGCGACGACCGCCGCCGAACGGCGCCTCGCCCGGGCCCTGCTGCCCGAGGACGAGGGCACCGCGGCCCGCTGGGCGGCGGCCTCGATGGAGCTCGGGGCGCTGGTGTGCACCGCCAAGAGCCCCGACTGCGCGCGCTGTCCGGTGGCCGGGCTGTGCGCGTGG
Protein-coding sequences here:
- a CDS encoding A/G-specific adenine glycosylase, producing the protein MTASPASSTAASPDSSHALHSPVTAWFDEHARDLPWRRPEAGPWGVMVSEFMLQQTPVSRVLPVYEQWLARWPRPADLATEAPGEAVRAWGRLGYPRRALRLHGAAVAITDRHGGDVPQDHAQLMALPGIGEYTAAAVASFAYGQRHAVLDTNVRRVFARTTTGVEYPPNATTAAERRLARALLPEDEGTAARWAAASMELGALVCTAKSPDCARCPVAGLCAWRLAGKPAHEGPPRRGQTYAGTDRQVRGKLLAVLREAVGAVPQAVLDTVWDEPVQRARALDGLVADGLVEPLAGGFYRLPQALPQSAPQGAPQSVLRTVPRP